The DNA sequence GGTTTCTTCAGCGGGAGTAAAACGCTCTACCGATTTTTCAGCTTCCTCGAGCGCGCATCCATAAAGAACGCGGATGCCATACTCGCATCATCGGAAATGGTCGCGGGCGTCGTGCGCGGATCCGGTATGGTCAACCCCGACAGGGTGCACCTCATCCCGGACGGCGTCGACACGGCGCAGTTTGCGCCCCGCGAGAACAAGAAAGAACTCCGGGAAATGCTCGGCCTTCCCCCGGACCGCACGATAGTCGTCTATAGCGGGCTGCTCACGCGGTACCAGGGCGCGGACATCCTGCTCCGGGTGGCCGCCCGGTTGAAGCGCCGATCGAACGACCCCTACTTCGTCATCATCGGCTTTCCCGACGTGGAGATCTACGAGAAACAGGCGCACGACCTCGGGCTCAGCGGCAGGGTCCGCTTCACGGGGAGGCTCGACTACCGGGAAGAGGTACCCCTCTATCTCGCGGCATCGGACGTCGCGGTCTCGCCGAAGATCTCCAAATCAGAGGCAAACCTGAAGCTGCTCGACTACATGGCCGCGGGCCTGCCGACGGTGGTCTTCGACAACCAGGTAAACAGGGATTGCCTGGGAGAGGACGGTGTGTACGCCGATTTCAATGATGAAAAATCATTCGCCGCGAAACTCGGGGAGGTCATCGATGACTCGAGGGGATCAGCGGAGCTCGGACGGCGGCTCAGGAAAAGGGCAGAGGAGAAATTTTCATGGGACGCCATCGCACGAAAGATAATGAATATCTACGCACATGTCATGTCGGCTGTGATAATCAGCCTCCAGTTTGATTTCGCGCTCCATCTCCTCGCCGAGGCTGAAACCTTCTCAGAATTTGTATGAGGCGGCCGGAGGCGCTCACGGCGATACTAATTCCTGCAGGGGAGAACCGTCCCCCTGGCTCAACCAAGGGAACACAGTAGCGCGATGAAGAAGATATGTGTCCTCGGCAACTTTTCCGGCCGGAACATGGGCGATGCGGCGATCCTGGGGGGGCTCCTCGAGGACGTTTCCGCACTCTATCCTGACGCGTCCTTCATTGTCCCGACAATCAAACCCTCGTTTGTGAGGCGCGCATACTCACGCTACAAGGTGCGGCCGGTCTCCCTCATGCCGTGGAACCTGAGCCTGAAAATCCTCGGCATCCCCGTTTTTACCTCCACCCTCCGCTCCGACATCATCCTCGTCACCGATGCCATCCTGTTTGATCGCAGGCTCTACGACCCCACGCACAATTACCTCCTCACCCTCTCATATGTCCTGCCGCTTGCCCACAGGCGCGGGATACCGATCATCCTCTACAACATGAGTCTCGGGCCCGTGAAAACGCGGGTGGGGACCTCCCGCCTCCGCCGCGTGCTCGAGTGCTGCGACCTCATCATCACGCGCGATGCGGAATCACAGGACCTCGCCCGCCGGCTCGGCGTGGGAGAGGGAAAGCTCCGCCTCGGGGCCGACTGCGCGCTCAATATTGTTCCCTCCAGCGATGAGAGGCTGCAGGAGATACTCAGGCGCGAACGATTCTGGACGGATGGGAAACCCCTTGTGGGTTTCAACATCAACAGCTATCTGGACACCGATGTGAGGGCCGGCGGGAAAGGGGTCAACCGAGACTATGTGCTCCGTGTGATGAGCGCCGTCATCGACAGGGCGATTTCCACCTTCGACGTCAATGCCCTTCTCGTCATCACGCAGCCCATGGACACGGCCATCTCGACAGAGCTCATGACCCGCGTGAAGCGTTCCGGGCGCATAAAATCAATTTCCAACAGAGAGCACTCCCCCGGTGATCTCGCGAAGGTGCTCTCGCGGTGCGCCATCGTCACCGCCATGCGGACGCACTGCCTCATCCTCGCCTCAGCGATGGGCACTCCGGTCGCCGGAATCGTCTCCTATCCCAAGAACAGGGGATATCTGCGCTCGATCGACATGGGAGACCGGCTCCTCGAATTCGACGCGTTCACCGAAGAGAGCCTCTGGCAGCTCGTGGAGCGAACCTGGCGGGACCGGGAAGAGCTCCGCCGGCGCCTCCGCCCCGCCATCGAGAGGGAAAAGGCCAGGGCGAGGGAAAGCGCGGCCCTCCTGAGGCCTTACATCGCACGGGTGACCTGAGATGAGATCCGCACCTGAA is a window from the Candidatus Auribacterota bacterium genome containing:
- a CDS encoding polysaccharide pyruvyl transferase family protein, whose translation is MKKICVLGNFSGRNMGDAAILGGLLEDVSALYPDASFIVPTIKPSFVRRAYSRYKVRPVSLMPWNLSLKILGIPVFTSTLRSDIILVTDAILFDRRLYDPTHNYLLTLSYVLPLAHRRGIPIILYNMSLGPVKTRVGTSRLRRVLECCDLIITRDAESQDLARRLGVGEGKLRLGADCALNIVPSSDERLQEILRRERFWTDGKPLVGFNINSYLDTDVRAGGKGVNRDYVLRVMSAVIDRAISTFDVNALLVITQPMDTAISTELMTRVKRSGRIKSISNREHSPGDLAKVLSRCAIVTAMRTHCLILASAMGTPVAGIVSYPKNRGYLRSIDMGDRLLEFDAFTEESLWQLVERTWRDREELRRRLRPAIEREKARARESAALLRPYIARVT
- a CDS encoding glycosyltransferase family 4 protein produces the protein MYTLGMIAPTPFFSDRGCHVRIYGQVKALKKLGNRVVLCTYHLGKDIPGIEARRIPRIPWYNKTSAGPSVHKFYLDILLFLTSARAYRAAAPDILHAYLHEGSFIADVYRRFRKLPLVVDLQGSLTDELRAHGFFSGSKTLYRFFSFLERASIKNADAILASSEMVAGVVRGSGMVNPDRVHLIPDGVDTAQFAPRENKKELREMLGLPPDRTIVVYSGLLTRYQGADILLRVAARLKRRSNDPYFVIIGFPDVEIYEKQAHDLGLSGRVRFTGRLDYREEVPLYLAASDVAVSPKISKSEANLKLLDYMAAGLPTVVFDNQVNRDCLGEDGVYADFNDEKSFAAKLGEVIDDSRGSAELGRRLRKRAEEKFSWDAIARKIMNIYAHVMSAVIISLQFDFALHLLAEAETFSEFV